One window of the Halobacillus litoralis genome contains the following:
- a CDS encoding IclR family transcriptional regulator: MPIIQSVDRAFKILDLFDELNPELKISEISTKLSLNKSTVHSLLKTLKEHDYVKQDADTGKYSLGMKIVERSNFLMNSMDVRSIAKPSLVELSMDTSLAVHLVILDGQSGVYIDKVDSPTAIIGYSRVGRRVPVHSSAVGKVLLAYQQEEARNEILKDYHYKKQTDKTITNDEDFQSELTKVLANGYAIDDEENEPGITCLAIPLYDHSGKVMAAVSISAPSTRFAGDQIHPIIYRLKQTGAAISKKLGYTSTLSHA, encoded by the coding sequence ATGCCGATCATACAATCTGTAGACAGAGCATTCAAAATCCTGGATTTGTTTGATGAGTTGAATCCAGAATTGAAAATCTCTGAAATCAGCACGAAACTCAGTTTGAATAAAAGCACCGTCCACTCCCTGCTGAAAACGTTGAAAGAGCACGATTACGTGAAGCAGGATGCGGACACAGGAAAGTATAGTCTCGGCATGAAGATCGTTGAGCGTTCAAACTTCCTGATGAACAGCATGGATGTCCGGTCGATTGCGAAACCATCCTTGGTGGAGCTGTCCATGGATACAAGTCTTGCCGTTCATTTGGTGATTCTGGATGGTCAGTCAGGTGTCTATATTGATAAAGTCGACAGCCCTACGGCTATCATCGGCTATTCCCGCGTCGGCCGTCGTGTCCCGGTTCATTCCAGTGCCGTCGGGAAAGTATTGCTCGCCTATCAGCAGGAAGAAGCCAGAAATGAGATTCTGAAGGATTATCATTACAAAAAACAAACAGATAAAACCATTACGAACGATGAGGATTTTCAATCGGAGCTTACAAAAGTGCTTGCAAATGGTTATGCGATCGACGACGAAGAAAATGAGCCTGGAATCACCTGTTTAGCCATTCCGCTTTACGATCATTCAGGCAAAGTTATGGCAGCGGTCAGCATATCTGCTCCATCTACGCGTTTTGCGGGAGATCAAATCCATCCGATCATTTATAGGCTGAAACAGACGGGTGCGGCGATTTCCAAGAAACTAGGTTATACATCTACTTTATCTCATGCATAA
- a CDS encoding fumarylacetoacetate hydrolase family protein: MKIIKFKKQDGSPQLAAVKNETLVYPLPYEDFLEVIQDSEKKGASCLAIVEKAIGKVEALPVAVEDLTLLLPLEAEEVWASGVTYLKSKNARNYEAYDGKEEVADSYYDKVYDADRPEIFLKSTSKRTIGPEQPVYLRNDSNWQIPEPELGLVLNKSGKIVGYTVGNDMSSRDIEGENPLYLPQAKIWKHSCSFGPAIRLAETVEDPYDLLITCKIIRNGTEVFEESASTSQLKRTYDELIEYLMRDNDVFDGTVLFTGTCIIPGNDFTLAEGDVVEITIPEVGTLSNPVEKTPVSNTVTSS, encoded by the coding sequence ATGAAAATTATTAAATTCAAGAAACAGGATGGCTCCCCGCAGCTGGCTGCAGTTAAAAACGAAACTCTCGTATATCCTCTGCCTTACGAGGATTTCCTGGAAGTGATCCAGGATTCTGAAAAGAAAGGAGCCTCATGCTTAGCCATCGTCGAGAAAGCCATCGGGAAAGTAGAGGCGCTGCCAGTGGCGGTGGAGGATCTAACCTTGCTTCTTCCTCTGGAGGCTGAAGAAGTATGGGCCTCTGGCGTTACATACTTGAAGAGTAAGAATGCGAGGAATTATGAAGCCTATGATGGGAAAGAAGAAGTGGCCGATTCTTATTATGACAAAGTGTACGATGCTGATCGCCCGGAAATTTTCCTCAAGTCTACGAGTAAAAGGACGATCGGGCCGGAACAGCCAGTTTATCTGCGCAATGATTCCAATTGGCAGATTCCTGAACCTGAGTTAGGCCTTGTCCTCAATAAATCAGGCAAGATCGTCGGTTATACAGTCGGTAATGATATGAGCAGCCGTGACATCGAAGGGGAGAACCCATTGTATTTGCCACAGGCGAAAATCTGGAAGCATTCCTGTTCTTTCGGTCCAGCCATCCGCTTGGCAGAAACAGTAGAGGATCCTTATGATTTGTTGATTACTTGTAAAATCATCAGAAATGGCACCGAAGTTTTCGAAGAGAGTGCCAGCACATCCCAGTTGAAGCGCACCTATGATGAGCTGATCGAATATTTAATGCGTGATAATGACGTATTCGACGGCACCGTGTTGTTTACAGGGACATGCATCATCCCCGGCAATGATTTCACATTGGCAGAAGGGGATGTCGTGGAGATCACCATCCCGGAAGTAGGAACATTGAGCAATCCCGTTGAGAAAACACCTGTTTCAAATACAGTGACTTCATCTTAA
- the gucD gene encoding alpha-ketoglutaric semialdehyde dehydrogenase GucD, with protein MSVTTETQNYLNYINGKWSESESSEQLKSTSPANPEEVLGHVQASTKQDLERAVAAAKEGQKKWKKLSGAERGNLLFKVADILENNIEEIAETMTREMGKTLPEAKGETNRGVAILRYYAGEGMRKEGDVIPSTDSSALMFSKRVPLGVVGVITPWNFPVAIPLWKMVPALIYGNTVILKPATEASVTAAKVIECFDKAGLPEGVVNFVTGKGSVIGQGLAEHKDVTAVTFTGSNATGNHIGQTVAARGGKYQLEMGGKNPLIVADDCDLDLAVDAAISGGLKSTGQKCTCSSRVIVQAGVYDKFKQKLLEKVSEINVGDGLEAQSWMGPCANKEQYETVQKYIEIGQKEGAALVYGGHTIDNGTNGYYIEPTVFDEVSTTMKIAQEEIFGPVLALMKVETIEEAIELANDVDFGLSASIFSKNIDHILSFIDDIEAGLVRINSETAGVELQAPFGGMKASSSYSREQGEAAKEFFTTMKTVFLKG; from the coding sequence ATGAGTGTAACGACAGAAACACAAAATTACTTGAACTATATCAATGGAAAGTGGAGTGAGTCTGAATCCAGTGAACAATTGAAAAGCACTAGCCCTGCCAATCCTGAAGAGGTTTTAGGACATGTCCAGGCTTCTACAAAACAGGATTTGGAAAGAGCGGTGGCCGCGGCTAAAGAAGGGCAGAAAAAATGGAAGAAACTTTCCGGAGCTGAACGAGGAAACCTTTTATTCAAAGTGGCCGATATTCTTGAGAATAATATCGAAGAGATTGCAGAGACAATGACAAGGGAAATGGGTAAAACCCTTCCTGAAGCGAAAGGTGAGACCAACCGTGGTGTGGCGATCCTGCGTTATTATGCCGGCGAAGGAATGAGAAAAGAAGGGGATGTCATCCCATCGACGGACAGCTCTGCCTTGATGTTCAGTAAACGGGTACCCCTTGGTGTGGTAGGAGTGATTACACCTTGGAACTTCCCTGTGGCGATTCCACTATGGAAAATGGTCCCGGCTTTAATTTACGGAAATACGGTTATTCTTAAACCGGCTACTGAAGCTTCCGTTACAGCTGCAAAAGTCATCGAGTGCTTTGATAAAGCCGGCCTGCCTGAAGGTGTAGTCAACTTTGTGACAGGTAAAGGCTCTGTCATCGGCCAAGGGTTGGCGGAACATAAAGATGTGACAGCTGTTACGTTTACAGGATCAAACGCTACCGGAAACCACATTGGTCAGACCGTTGCAGCAAGAGGCGGAAAATATCAATTGGAAATGGGCGGGAAAAACCCATTGATCGTAGCTGACGATTGTGACTTAGACTTGGCTGTCGACGCAGCGATCAGTGGCGGCTTGAAGTCGACCGGACAAAAATGTACGTGCAGCAGCCGGGTGATCGTCCAGGCAGGTGTCTATGATAAGTTTAAACAGAAACTGCTTGAGAAAGTCAGTGAAATCAATGTCGGCGATGGCCTTGAAGCTCAATCATGGATGGGGCCATGTGCGAATAAAGAGCAATATGAAACGGTTCAAAAATATATTGAGATCGGTCAAAAAGAAGGCGCAGCATTGGTCTACGGTGGTCATACCATTGATAACGGCACGAACGGCTACTACATTGAGCCGACCGTTTTCGATGAAGTGTCGACAACCATGAAGATTGCCCAAGAAGAAATCTTTGGTCCTGTTTTAGCCTTGATGAAGGTGGAGACGATCGAGGAAGCCATCGAGCTGGCGAACGATGTTGACTTCGGATTGAGCGCATCGATCTTTTCGAAAAATATTGATCACATCCTTTCGTTCATCGATGACATTGAAGCGGGCTTAGTAAGAATCAACTCCGAAACTGCCGGAGTGGAGCTGCAGGCACCATTCGGTGGTATGAAAGCTTCCAGTTCTTACTCAAGGGAGCAAGGAGAAGCGGCGAAGGAATTCTTCACGACTATGAAAACTGTATTTCTTAAAGGGTAA